The Scatophagus argus isolate fScaArg1 chromosome 4, fScaArg1.pri, whole genome shotgun sequence DNA window AATccacaatgaaatgaaagggTATAGGTGTAGCTTTGACTAGGACCATACTCTCAAACTCTCATATTTGTAGAATATATACTTTGTTTCTGCTTGGGAATAGATTATACATTAGCAATGTTTAGTCAAGTTTGGATTCAGATACAATAGATTTCCTTTGCAGCCCCATTGTACCCAATATCCATAGAAACGTTTTGAACCGTACTGTAGCATAAACcccttttcctctgtctgtttctgtgatcAGTGTGTTCCCAACTATCCAAACACATATTTGTGCTAAAATATGGCTAAATATACAGCTTTCATTTGTCACCAATGTGGTCAGCTGTTTACGTCTGTAGCTCGCAACTGGTCATTACTGTGCAGAAGGGTGTGCGGTACTGAGGTCTGACTTCTGTGTGTGACATCTGCATTTTGTTCGAGGTATGAGGAAATATAACAGATTTAACAAGTTTGACTCCTGGCTCATATCTACACCATAACAGTGCACCTGTATGGAATGATTTCTCACATATAAGTCACTTTGCTTTAACAAgaattctttcttttaattatttttaacttcatgtCAAACATTCCgtctttatttctgtcacagtgcGGTTCTGTGATGGCATGGTGTGGACTGatagtttctctttttttactACATTACTACTTACGCTGTTAGATTTGTTCTGTTACTGTCTGATAACAACAAGACTTAAAGCTCTACACTATGAAGttcagcagggtgaacaggcgGTGGGTGTTGACTTTCTATATCGTCTGGACTCTGTGCAGGCACCTCGCTCAGATATCACTGATGCCCCGTATGTTGTAATCACCCGCTGCAGAGCCCTGCTGTCCAGGGCCATACACATCCCATCAATGTTTGTAATCTGGCCTGTGATGGTGGTGTCCTCTCCAAACTTCAAAATCTACCTGCATGGCTGGGATAACAGTCATGGGTGTACAGAGTAAACAGAATGGGGCTCCAGTGGTCATCATTAGAGCTGACAAGGATTGACTGTCAATCTTAAGAGTAGACTTGAAGTCAGAAATGTGTTAAACTCAtcatctgtgctgtgtttaaagtggaaacagacaactTTCCTCCCTAGTGTTTCCAAATTGGATATAATGTCGGCactgctgtcacaaagacaaccacCGTAGCAGTTACCAACACGGGACAAAAGTgtgatttttgttcattcatatAGTCGCTAATAGAGACATGAAACCAGACAAAAATGGTAGGATCAGGATCAGGCTGGgccagtcagccttcatttttcTAGACTTCATGCCTGGTGGCAGACAGAATTGCACCATAAAAAGGAGTTAATAGGAAAGCAATCTAAAACCCAGTGAAGTCATTCTTCATCTCTAGCCATAACGTTGTGCAATcagcttttacttttacttcacatTAGGACGTGTTAAACCAAGAAACTTGTCTGTTGGCAGttcaaataaatgcaaactTGAATCAGGCAAAATTTCTAGCCATGGCACACTACATGTTGATCACAGGATATTCCCACTTCTACCATCCAGCTGCAATAGCTGAATGTGGAGTTGTAGAGGCTGTCTAGTCTGACAGTCAGTTTACGTGGATTGGTGGCTCTTGGACACAGAATCTGTAATCAGGAAGGTGTGCTGGCTTGTGAAAtgaactgctgtgttgtttgcttAGTGAAAACTtacatgtttgtgcttgttgTTATGTATCTCTGTTTTATATGATTAAAAGTAGCAACATCATGCAGTCAGTGTTCATGGCAGCCTGTAAAGAACTGTTTAATTCCCAAACACTGATGGAGGGGTGTAAAAATCACCATACATGAGTCATCTTTAGTGAATGCctttttcatttgcacagtCTTATGACAACTTTGAAATTCACACGCATCCATTACATGTGACTGTAACAGCCCATAACCGTGTACCACTGGTCAATCTTTATCTTCCACTGCTCCAGGACATCACATGTATGTGGACTCTGTGTATGCCAAGCACTTCCAAGAAGTGGCCAAGCTGTCCTCTCCCATGACTACGGTCCCCATGGCTGGTTGCCTGTCCTTCTATTACCACCGAGACCAGGAACGGGGGAacatcttttcagttttcaccaGAGACCAGCTGGGCCACTTTGAGGAGATCTGGAGGCCAGAATTATATACTACCTCTGGCTGGACTCTGGTCAGCGTTGACATCAAAGCCCCACATCCCCTTGAGGTCAGTACTTGAGGGAGCGTGCTTATTGTAAGTAAGTCAGCTTCATATGATGATTGGAtctaaataaatgatttaataaatTTGGGGTTCAGTTCCAACttatttttatcagttaatGTCATTaggagccagagtctgtgcagtgttGTATTTGGGCAGATGAACTGCGTTCTTGAGTTACAGGCCATACACCCATCGGACTCAgtctcagctgtcaatcatgacattttagCAGCAACAAATATCTAACCAAAATCTAAGAACATGTATGATGTACAGAGGGACAACAGGCAGCAAAGGGCCACAGGCTGAAATTGctctcaggctgctgctgtaaGGACTCAGTCTCATTCTCAGTCTTTTGTACATGGGGCTCTACCAGGTGAGCCATCtagttcgaatcccggtctgggcccttctgtgtggagtttgcatgttctccctgtttgCATGTTCTTACCCATTTTTCTCCAGGTACTGCGGCTTCCTCACACTttccaaaaaacatgcacattaggttaactggctactcttCGTTGgcgcacacgcacactctcacactcacacctagggagtgtgagagtgtgcgtgtgcggttgtctgtctttgtgtgtgtcagacctgtgattgactggcgaacAGTCCAaggtgaaccccacctctcgcccgtagtctgctgggatagactccagccctGCATGGACAAAGGGGTTTTAGAAGGTGGATGAATGGATGTGCATATTATTCATTCTTAAAATCATGATTGTTGTGATTTAAAGGTTGCAGTTTGTCAAATCACAATTTCAATATAAAAATGGTTAATCATTCAGCACCATTTATAGGATCAGCACTTTCCTGAAAGCATTCTCTGCTTTCAGCTGTTTCAAACTGTCACTCTGCGATGATGTTGAAGAGCATTGTTAGTACAGTCAATGAGCTGCTGGTCCTGGTCTCAGCTTTCACAACTGTGTTTCTGCTTAGTTGGTTTGTGAGAGATAGTTGCTGCAGCCTCTGCTCATTTTCAGACTTGCCAGTACAGGCAAATATTGCCACAAGCCTCTTGTTTCCcgtcatttaatttcttttttcatcctAAGCTGCAGAAAGACCATATTATTTCAAATATcacgaaagaaagaaacatatgGTCGTTCTCTtcctcattgttttgttgtgtgcagctgagtagacacacatgcacgcatgcactCACTCCACTGTGTCTTTCCACTGCACTTTCAAATGTGTATTCTTCCCTATGACTCCACAGTTTCCTTTCCTTGTGCTTTCAGCCAGAACAcctcccacaggctgctgctgtctctgtggaAAGAAGCTTGCGTAACATTACTAACTGGGTCGGTTCCTCTGTCCCGTTGAGCCAAGAGTAGTACAGAGCTTTTCCATCATGCAGTGCTCCACTGACTAACCCATGTTTCTGAATTTACCCTACACTGATGTCACTGTCTGGCTTCTACAGCTGTCTCCTCTATCAGTATATGTCATACTTTCACAACATGTGTTTAACAGTCCACAGAGCTTGTTCTCAGAATTATTAGGTACAAGTCATACATTGCTCATTACACATCTGTTAACAGTTTCTGTTCATGTCTTTCAGGTGGTGTTTGAGGTGGCGTTCAACAGTGCCAGAGGCGGATACGTAGCCGTCGATGATATCTCTTTTTCCCCTGAATTCTGCCACACTGACACAGGTGAGAGCAGTGCTCTGGATCTTATGGGGTAAAGGTTGATCACAGGCAAAGACTAGTCTGTATTTCAGTCTATTTCAGTATGGCTGCCTCTTAAACATGCTGGGCTCTCACTTGAGATGACGCTGTTGGGTTGTAGACAGCAGGATTATCTGTTCTGTCTAATAAATGATGGGATGAATGTGAAAATTCATTTTGAGGGTTGTTAATTGGTCTGGATCGTCCCTCGCACTCACAAAGTTCATTAATCACCACTTGTTGCTTCTGAGAGAATTCATCTCTTATTCCCTCATAGCGTTACTTGGTTTTGGAAAAAGTGCAGTATAAATGTagtttaatattattattacattagcattgcattagcattagcattctCTGAAAATTATGATACTGCTGCAgtttaagaaaacacatgcaaatagtAATAGTAACATTAAATGTGCTAAGGTTAAAGCCATTGAGTCTCTAAAATGGATAGTGTGCATCCTCtgttaaattttattaaaatcTTGCTGTGAGTGGAGGCTTAACATGCCCCAGATCTCTGCACTGAAACTGATATTACCCTCTTCATCaaacttgtgtttttgcagcaaaTAAGTGATATTTAAATAAGTATAAAAAGTGTGAATATTCAATTCTCAGAGCTAACTACAATTTTTTCACATACTGTTTGATATAGCCTGTTCAGTGACCTCTGTTAACAAGGCGGGTTCAAGTTGGatatgctgtgttttgtgttccaGAGCCGACCTTTGACCCCTCTATAGCCAACTGTGACTTTGAGAATGGGCTGTGTCTGTACTAtcaggagagagcagagagtaACGCGTGGAGCAGAGTTTCAGTTAAGCCTAATGCCTACAGAATAGGGGACCATACCACAGGATCAGGTGAGTCACACAGCACCATGCTGCCCGATACCCGATACCTGATACCTACTGCTCAGGGATCCACATATTTCTTTTATCTTGAGTAAATGTGATGTAATTTATCCATATAGTactattttgttttggtttgtttgttttttttttaccttgttgTAGTAGTTTTGCTGGttgctgacacacactctgaaaagGAGCACAGGCATCTCAAAGGAAcacccttaaaaaaaaaaaagggggattTTTTCAAccaatcagttttgtttttgctgtgtgtatACCTCAGCAGCTACAATGTGTGATCATTCTGTAACTAAAAAAACAGATGGCTGACTGAGTTAGTCAGAAAAAGGCGAGTCTCCAGTTTTTTGGAGACACTTTTCCTCTTAACATACTGCAACCTTGGGCCTCTTATAACCTAAAATTTGAAAAGGCTCAAGTAAGAggtttttctctgcatttgcACTGTAGTTCAAAATAGGAACATTTTAGATAGGCTCCATTAAAGAGTcaaaagtgtgagtgtgtcagtctCATGGTCTGTTTGGTCAGACAGTGAGCAGTTGTGGGACAAACAATCCTGGATTGTCCATTTTGTGGTTCTGCTGAATTCAGGCTTGTGCTGGGGCAGCCCCAGCTGGCCAGTGACCCAAAACAACATCCAGTACAACAAACCACTTCATAGCTTGTCAGTTTGCTTCACTATGTGCATTGTGATCCTTTATTATCTTCCCTGCTGCACAGCTATCCCCTTAACTCCCACTATTTGCCTTCAAGAACACTGCAATCATCTGTTGCTTTTTTAGTGGAGGCATCCAGCCAAAgaagccataaaaaaaaaaaatcagtaatgCAGGTTTTGGCAGTTATGGCCCAAAGATATGGCAAACACTTCCTGTAGATATCACAGagccttcttctttttccttttatcccagttcttcttcttcttcttcaattattattataatatgaTGTGAAGTTCATGAACTCCACATCAGTAACTTATTTGGAAAAATGGACAATTATATGTCATCACTTAGAGTTAAAAAGGGTCAATTTATGCATCagtgccttcaaaataaagatATGGTGCAAATTATTATGCAAGTAAAGTATGGTGATCTGGCTTTCAGTATCTCTAATATGTGCTATAGTTCATAGTTGGGTCACAACTCTACACCCAGGCAAGAAAATCGTTCTCCTCACTTGCTGCTTCATAATTGacacagtattttattttgcaccaTGGAAGGTAAACACACTGTAGTTGAACTAACATTAACACTGTTGCTCTAATTTATGTTCgttgttttatctttcttaGGCTGTTTCCTCCTGGCAAACACTCGTTTCACTTCAAGGCCTGGTTATATAGGTCGGCTTCATGGTCCCTTTTTACCAGGGAACCACAAATACTGTGTGAGGTTCTACTACCTGCTCCATGGATTTAGGAAAGTTGATAATGCTCTAGTTCTTTACATTTATGACGAGAACAACGTGGCCCAGGAGAAGGTTTGGAGCCTGACTGACACTTCCAGGTCTATATGGACTGAGGTTGAGATCACCTTCATGAAGCCCATGCTTTCCAAGGTATCAAGAACTGCATGGGGTGATGTACATGAAGGTTGATCTTTTTGAACTGCCTGAATGGAAGAATGGAAAGACAGGcttgtggatggatggatggctggtTGAGAGATAAATAGAAGGCATGGCGAATGGATTGGAATGATAATTGGATAAATGGATAAACAGCAGTATtaagtctttttctctttttcccagtTAGTGTTTGTCAGCATATGTAGGAACTTCTGGGAATGTGGCCTGGTAGCCATCGATGACATCACTGTCAGCCTGGGGGACTGTCAAATCACAGCAGGTAAAGGACTCATTAAGACATTCACTGAAGTACCAGGAGCTGAAGTTGAAGTTCCAACAACTTTATATTGTTTTCTACTAACAAGTTGATACAACATAAGAAAATGTAGTGACAGAAACTGGACTGGCCACAGACAAAGGCACTAAACTCTTAGTGAGGCAAAATGAGCTGGAGTAGAGGGAGCTTGGGGCCTACAGTGACACTGATTGTAAACCCCACCAGTAAGTCAGGATTGTTATGTCATTGCATCAACAACTCTCAACAAATTTATAGTGCATTGTAGGGACTTTCATAAggtattataatgcattcataatgctttatgatTTCACTCAGAGACACATTTAGtgctttctgatgcactgtATCAACAGCCATAGAATATTATAGATGTGACTTAACTGAAATTGTGTCTTACGGATGCTCTTGACTTGCTTGAAACCAGAGCGGCAAACTCCAGCACTCAATAGCCTCATCATTCATTCTTTGCTTTACCTCCTTTTTTGCTCACCGTGTGCACTGACTGTGCCTGTTTGCATCACAGGCTCCCTCCCAGGCCAGTGTAACTTTGAAAATGGAGTTTGCGGCTACCTCCAGGATAACAAAGAAGACAAGGGCGACTGGCTGCGAGTCCGAGGACATACC harbors:
- the mamdc2a gene encoding MAM domain-containing protein 2a isoform X2 codes for the protein MSLTLRVLLLCGFLRAQQQLLPGSCNFELGTCGYKSDPEYGSWSMNEEGHLITVDSAFLHDHGHAVLVSPVLDQQDWSCVRLVYQITGQGSLQLHLRPDGDNFDYQLWTANKDSDSWLIASVDLPNTTIPYQILLEGRPERGSGNSVAIFEIHIVPGYCIECNFEEHHLCGYSNNWNPNVNWYVGGSVARQPESNQLGNNTNNQRGHHMYVDSVYAKHFQEVAKLSSPMTTVPMAGCLSFYYHRDQERGNIFSVFTRDQLGHFEEIWRPELYTTSGWTLVSVDIKAPHPLEVVFEVAFNSARGGYVAVDDISFSPEFCHTDTEPTFDPSIANCDFENGLCLYYQERAESNAWSRVSVKPNAYRIGDHTTGSGCFLLANTRFTSRPGYIGRLHGPFLPGNHKYCVRFYYLLHGFRKVDNALVLYIYDENNVAQEKVWSLTDTSRSIWTEVEITFMKPMLSKLVFVSICRNFWECGLVAIDDITVSLGDCQITAGSLPGQCNFENGVCGYLQDNKEDKGDWLRVRGHTPTSYTGPRGDHTTGVTSCTSRRHSCVQVTELGC